The following coding sequences are from one Thermoplasmata archaeon window:
- the gatE gene encoding Glu-tRNA(Gln) amidotransferase subunit GatE: MDWLAVGLKVGLEIHQQLDTKKLFCECDSELSEEVLTTFLRKLRAAEGEEGEIDAAARETAERNLVFKYEVVKGSTCLVECDEEPPHALNPEALKVVLSIAKHLNAEVLDEIHVMRKIVVDGSNTTGFQRTALVAVNGKLKVDEKEIGIPTICIEEDAARKIEMQGQEVTYRLDRLGIPLIEIATTPDLHSPEEVREVAERIGLMLRATKKVKRGIGTIREDLNISVGGGARVEIKGVQELNLLPEYVKNEAMRQLKLVEVSKKLQERDAVVVDEIFDVTEVFEKTGSKVIKSALSSGGKVMAVKLLGFAGLLGKKWEETHRLGSELAQHARVFGLGGIFHSDELPNYGITAEEIVKLRERLSLAENDAFVLAAGEPEKLEKGLRAVIQRARVAIAGVPEETRDPLPDGTTRYSRPLPGGARMYPETDVPPIPVTPELLADLIVVEEFEEKVVRFTREYGISDEIARQIIRDWKDIEFEYLAGKFPAAVNEIARVLTNTLGEMKGRGLDVERLSQDVLEEIFSAYTSGKFAKEGIEKVIEAFLLGATTIEKAIEKSGVAKLSVEEVERIVGELLAAHPEIRAKPNPEGALMGLAMAKLRGRADGKTVNEIVKRKLSDNPPA; the protein is encoded by the coding sequence ATGGACTGGCTGGCTGTTGGATTGAAGGTGGGGCTTGAAATTCATCAGCAACTGGATACAAAAAAACTTTTCTGTGAGTGCGATTCAGAGCTAAGCGAGGAAGTCCTGACAACATTTCTGAGAAAATTGAGGGCTGCAGAGGGGGAGGAAGGAGAGATAGATGCAGCTGCAAGGGAAACTGCGGAGCGAAACCTAGTGTTTAAGTATGAGGTTGTTAAAGGGAGCACATGCCTTGTTGAGTGTGATGAAGAGCCACCGCATGCTCTAAATCCAGAGGCGCTGAAGGTAGTGCTGAGCATCGCAAAGCATCTGAATGCAGAGGTGCTTGACGAAATTCATGTGATGCGGAAAATTGTGGTGGATGGGTCAAATACAACCGGATTTCAACGGACTGCGCTTGTTGCTGTAAACGGAAAATTGAAGGTTGATGAAAAGGAAATTGGGATTCCGACAATCTGCATTGAAGAGGATGCAGCCAGAAAAATAGAGATGCAGGGGCAGGAAGTGACCTACCGTCTTGACCGCCTGGGCATTCCGCTCATTGAGATTGCCACAACGCCTGATTTACACAGTCCTGAGGAGGTAAGAGAAGTGGCTGAACGGATCGGTCTGATGTTGAGAGCAACCAAGAAAGTGAAGCGGGGAATAGGGACAATCAGGGAGGACCTGAACATTTCAGTAGGCGGAGGAGCAAGAGTGGAGATAAAAGGTGTCCAGGAACTTAATTTATTGCCAGAGTATGTGAAAAATGAGGCGATGCGACAGTTGAAACTGGTGGAAGTATCTAAGAAGCTTCAGGAGAGAGATGCGGTGGTTGTGGATGAGATTTTTGATGTGACAGAAGTGTTTGAAAAAACTGGGTCGAAGGTAATAAAAAGTGCACTGAGCAGTGGTGGCAAAGTAATGGCTGTGAAACTTCTTGGCTTTGCAGGACTTTTAGGAAAGAAATGGGAGGAAACCCATCGGTTGGGCTCTGAGCTTGCGCAGCATGCAAGGGTGTTTGGCTTAGGGGGCATTTTCCATTCTGATGAATTGCCGAATTATGGAATCACGGCTGAGGAGATTGTAAAACTTCGTGAGAGGCTCTCTCTTGCTGAAAACGATGCCTTCGTGCTGGCTGCAGGTGAGCCAGAAAAACTGGAAAAGGGATTGAGGGCTGTAATACAGCGAGCGCGAGTTGCAATTGCGGGTGTGCCAGAGGAAACAAGGGACCCATTGCCTGATGGGACAACAAGATACAGCAGGCCATTGCCAGGTGGTGCGAGAATGTATCCAGAAACAGATGTGCCTCCGATCCCTGTAACTCCTGAACTTCTGGCAGACCTGATTGTTGTTGAGGAATTTGAGGAGAAGGTTGTGAGATTCACAAGGGAATATGGAATAAGCGATGAGATTGCAAGGCAGATAATAAGGGATTGGAAAGACATTGAGTTTGAGTATCTGGCTGGAAAGTTTCCTGCGGCTGTGAACGAAATAGCAAGGGTGCTGACAAACACATTGGGAGAGATGAAGGGGCGCGGGCTGGATGTTGAGCGATTGAGCCAGGATGTGCTTGAGGAAATTTTTTCTGCCTATACTTCTGGAAAATTTGCCAAGGAAGGAATTGAAAAGGTGATTGAGGCGTTCCTGCTGGGTGCCACCACAATTGAGAAAGCGATTGAGAAATCTGGCGTTGCCAAGCTTTCGGTAGAAGAAGTTGAGAGAATTGTGGGGGAGTTGTTGGCTGCACATCCAGAGATTCGAGCGAAACCAAATCCAGAGGGAGCATTGATGGGCCTAGCAATGGCAAAATTGAGGGGAAGGGCAGATGGAAAAACAGTAAATGAGATTGTGAAAAGAAAGCTTAGCGATAACCCTCCAGCTTGA
- a CDS encoding glycine C-acetyltransferase encodes MKRDPVGFLKTEYEELVAKAFDWKIRVVQGPSTPRLTVDGKKVIMFCSNNYLNLSNHPKLIEAAKKALDTHGAGSGSVRAIAGTMDLHIELEKRIAKFKKREAALYYQTGFAANAGLIPQLVGEGDAILTDELNHGSIIDGVRLTKAKRYIYPHNDMAGLENSLKQADKEGARRILIVTDAVFSMDGDIAKAKEICKLAEEYGAMTYFDDAHGEGVLGEGGRGIGSHFGIEDKIHVEMGTFSKALGVVGGMIAGTQDLINFAYNKSRTWLLSGSAPPATVASCIAAIDVLETEPQHVQKLWENTKYVRKELQSMGYDTGNSETPIIPVILGRSDLAKQFSEMLFEEGVFALPIVFPMVARDKARIRNIMNAGHTKEDLNEVLAAYEKIGKKLKAV; translated from the coding sequence ATGAAACGAGATCCAGTAGGATTTTTGAAAACAGAGTACGAGGAGCTTGTGGCGAAGGCATTTGACTGGAAAATCAGAGTAGTGCAGGGACCTTCAACGCCCAGGTTAACAGTGGACGGGAAGAAAGTGATAATGTTCTGCAGCAACAACTACTTGAATCTGAGCAACCATCCAAAGCTCATCGAGGCTGCAAAGAAAGCCCTTGATACCCATGGTGCTGGCTCGGGCAGTGTGAGGGCAATTGCAGGGACAATGGACTTACACATAGAGCTTGAGAAGCGAATCGCAAAGTTCAAGAAGAGAGAGGCAGCACTGTATTATCAGACAGGGTTTGCAGCAAATGCGGGACTGATTCCACAGCTTGTTGGAGAGGGCGATGCAATTCTCACAGATGAGCTAAACCATGGCAGCATAATTGATGGTGTGCGACTGACAAAGGCAAAGCGATACATCTATCCGCACAATGACATGGCAGGACTGGAGAATTCACTCAAACAGGCCGATAAGGAAGGCGCAAGACGAATATTGATTGTGACTGACGCTGTTTTCAGCATGGATGGAGACATTGCAAAAGCAAAAGAAATCTGCAAGTTGGCTGAGGAATATGGAGCAATGACCTACTTTGATGACGCCCATGGCGAAGGCGTGCTGGGTGAAGGAGGCAGAGGGATTGGCTCCCACTTTGGTATAGAAGACAAAATCCATGTGGAAATGGGCACATTCTCAAAAGCCCTTGGCGTTGTCGGAGGAATGATTGCTGGCACTCAGGATCTGATCAACTTTGCCTACAACAAATCCAGAACATGGTTGCTTTCAGGTAGTGCACCACCAGCAACTGTCGCTTCATGTATTGCAGCAATCGACGTGCTTGAAACAGAGCCACAGCATGTCCAGAAGCTATGGGAGAACACAAAGTATGTGCGAAAAGAGTTGCAGAGCATGGGATATGACACTGGTAATAGTGAAACCCCGATAATTCCTGTGATTCTTGGCAGGAGTGATCTGGCAAAGCAGTTCAGCGAGATGCTGTTTGAAGAAGGCGTGTTTGCATTGCCAATCGTGTTCCCGATGGTAGCAAGAGACAAGGCACGAATCAGAAACATAATGAATGCTGGACATACAAAAGAAGACCTGAACGAGGTGCTTGCTGCCTACGAGAAGATTGGAAAGAAGCTGAAAGCAGTGTAA
- the tdh gene encoding L-threonine 3-dehydrogenase translates to MEKMRAVVKVKGEANGTEFKEVPVPDVGPNDVLIKVKVASICGTDVHIFNWDDWAKNRLKLPLVYGHEFAGEVVEIGKNVRFVKVGEFVSGECHIACGHCFNCRNGLAHICLNTKIFGVDRDGAFADYISIPESNVWHNDPSLPPELCSVQDPLGNAVHTAFSTDFVGRDVAVLGLGPIGAMCVAILKTCGASRIFAIGRRNAYRIKLAKEVGADYALSSTDDDVLSIVKKETGGKGVDVVLETAGTPDAVQLGLDILRPGGKISLLGVYAKPLTLDLSKSVVFKYATIQGINGRLMYDTWYRMAGLYRIPEFRERIAKIITHRYKFEQFFEAMEKMRSGESGKVVMFM, encoded by the coding sequence ATGGAAAAAATGCGAGCTGTAGTAAAGGTTAAAGGTGAGGCAAACGGAACTGAATTCAAAGAGGTTCCGGTGCCTGATGTGGGTCCAAACGATGTGTTGATTAAAGTAAAAGTGGCATCAATTTGTGGCACTGATGTGCACATCTTCAATTGGGATGACTGGGCAAAAAATCGGCTCAAGCTTCCGCTTGTGTATGGTCATGAATTTGCTGGTGAAGTTGTGGAGATTGGAAAAAATGTGAGGTTTGTGAAAGTTGGTGAATTTGTGTCTGGTGAGTGCCACATCGCCTGTGGACATTGTTTTAACTGCAGAAATGGACTTGCCCATATCTGCCTCAACACGAAAATTTTCGGTGTGGACAGAGATGGGGCTTTTGCTGACTACATTTCAATTCCAGAATCAAATGTGTGGCACAACGACCCTTCTCTCCCACCAGAGCTTTGCTCTGTGCAAGACCCCCTTGGAAATGCTGTGCATACTGCCTTCTCTACTGATTTTGTGGGAAGGGATGTTGCCGTGCTGGGGCTTGGACCAATCGGTGCAATGTGTGTAGCAATTCTAAAAACCTGTGGTGCAAGCAGAATTTTTGCAATTGGGAGAAGAAATGCCTACAGAATAAAGCTTGCAAAAGAAGTGGGTGCTGACTATGCCCTCAGCTCTACCGATGACGATGTGCTCAGCATTGTGAAAAAGGAGACAGGAGGCAAGGGAGTGGATGTGGTCCTTGAAACCGCAGGGACGCCTGATGCAGTGCAACTCGGGCTCGACATTCTGCGCCCTGGCGGGAAAATTTCCCTGCTTGGAGTTTATGCAAAACCCCTCACACTTGACCTTTCAAAGAGCGTTGTCTTCAAGTACGCTACAATTCAGGGAATAAACGGAAGGCTGATGTATGATACATGGTACAGAATGGCTGGACTTTACAGAATTCCAGAATTCAGAGAGCGGATTGCGAAAATTATAACCCATAGGTATAAATTTGAGCAGTTTTTTGAGGCAATGGAGAAAATGCGCTCAGGCGAAAGTGGAAAAGTGGTAATGTTCATGTGA
- a CDS encoding ATP-NAD kinase family protein, whose protein sequence is MLKLGFVLNPIAGMGGSVGLKGTDNVVEEALKRGAKPVAEARARKFFQTLVAEHSEVLNLHKPVWFVAGNPMGASLCIEAGITPEIVYIPKEPTTTEDTLNAVREFIERKCDLILFCGGDGTARDIASIVGAKIPVLGIPAGVKMHSGVFATTPQACAHVLADFINGELRLRESEIMDVDEEAYRQGTWRVKLYALALTPSEPEFVQTSKTVIEVDETELLDGIAEHVIEEMEKEPDTLFVFGPGSTTAHVFEKIRLEKTILGVDCVANKTLVAKDVSEKELLDLIPKYKKVKLVLSPIGGQGFVLGRGNQQISAAVLSQIQLDDIMIIATPAKLASISALKFDIFGLEITDRFKERKYLPVITGYHTCTIKKVQV, encoded by the coding sequence ATGCTGAAACTTGGCTTTGTATTGAACCCAATTGCAGGAATGGGTGGGAGTGTTGGACTGAAAGGTACAGATAATGTCGTGGAGGAAGCATTGAAAAGAGGTGCAAAGCCAGTTGCAGAAGCAAGAGCAAGAAAGTTTTTTCAGACATTGGTTGCTGAACACAGCGAAGTTCTGAACTTACACAAACCAGTGTGGTTTGTTGCAGGTAACCCCATGGGTGCTAGTTTGTGTATTGAGGCAGGGATAACACCAGAGATAGTTTATATTCCAAAGGAGCCAACCACCACAGAGGATACATTAAATGCAGTCAGAGAGTTCATTGAGAGAAAATGCGATTTAATTTTATTTTGTGGAGGTGACGGGACAGCCAGAGACATTGCTTCAATTGTTGGAGCCAAAATCCCAGTGCTCGGAATCCCTGCAGGTGTGAAAATGCACTCCGGTGTTTTCGCCACCACACCACAAGCTTGTGCCCATGTGCTGGCTGACTTTATCAATGGAGAATTGCGGCTTCGGGAGAGCGAAATAATGGATGTGGACGAGGAAGCTTACAGACAAGGCACCTGGAGAGTTAAGCTCTATGCCCTCGCACTCACACCCTCCGAACCAGAATTTGTACAGACCAGCAAAACCGTGATTGAGGTGGATGAGACCGAACTACTGGATGGAATTGCAGAACATGTGATTGAAGAAATGGAGAAAGAACCAGATACTCTATTTGTATTTGGCCCAGGTTCCACAACTGCCCATGTTTTTGAGAAAATCAGGCTTGAAAAAACCATTCTAGGTGTGGATTGTGTCGCTAACAAAACGCTCGTAGCAAAAGATGTAAGTGAGAAGGAGTTGCTGGATTTGATACCGAAATACAAAAAAGTTAAGCTCGTGCTCAGTCCGATAGGCGGCCAGGGTTTTGTGCTTGGCAGGGGAAACCAGCAGATAAGTGCTGCAGTGCTTTCCCAAATTCAATTGGATGATATAATGATAATTGCTACTCCTGCAAAACTTGCCTCAATCTCCGCACTGAAGTTCGATATATTCGGCTTGGAGATTACAGATAGGTTTAAAGAGAGGAAGTACTTGCCGGTTATCACGGGGTATCACACTTGCACGATAAAGAAAGTGCAAGTTTGA
- a CDS encoding CorA family divalent cation transporter, producing the protein MALNNGSCITSGTTMEHDGLFVGVNPEGKTTRCSSSNAPDFLHEIEKCTISWVNFRVDDIENEGLKIATIFGFSSNLYQTLIKEGLSGYFDIDTELGIKLPAVHVEKDTVHILPIIILIRKGLVLTIHTEKIIRFFRFGRYADIFFKKIPKNIPIEDKNTIIISRLIDESNTRNFEYLSKIEASADALNDLMAEASTPGIEIARGIHRVKKMIIQYMNVLWASLDVIHSLRYGDADLISDNPKLLAKITLLAEDVNRQIGITEHMSEVLSSGLEVVQTIYNNQLQQLNNRITWIAAWLAILSTAAIVPNTIATILGSPVWGLDSTNPWHVFIYLCLITIPTVWATFFVYTWVKQFAKLPSRRAEAEIRITERAGIPKPGQRGRT; encoded by the coding sequence ATGGCATTAAACAACGGATCTTGTATAACATCCGGAACAACTATGGAACACGACGGGCTTTTTGTAGGTGTAAATCCGGAGGGAAAAACCACCAGATGTTCTTCGTCCAACGCACCAGATTTCCTGCATGAAATAGAGAAGTGCACAATTTCATGGGTAAACTTCAGGGTTGATGACATTGAGAATGAGGGATTAAAAATTGCGACTATATTTGGCTTTTCTTCAAATCTGTATCAAACACTTATCAAGGAAGGATTATCTGGCTACTTTGACATTGACACAGAATTAGGAATTAAACTCCCAGCGGTTCATGTAGAAAAAGACACAGTTCACATTCTTCCAATTATTATTCTCATAAGAAAAGGTCTCGTGCTTACTATTCACACAGAAAAAATTATAAGGTTTTTTAGATTCGGAAGATATGCAGACATATTTTTCAAAAAAATTCCAAAAAACATTCCTATTGAAGACAAAAACACAATAATTATTTCACGGCTGATTGATGAAAGCAACACCAGGAACTTTGAGTATCTCTCAAAGATAGAAGCATCTGCAGATGCACTTAATGACCTTATGGCAGAAGCATCTACACCAGGGATAGAAATCGCAAGAGGGATTCACAGGGTAAAGAAGATGATAATCCAGTATATGAATGTGCTCTGGGCATCGCTGGATGTAATCCACTCCCTGAGATATGGTGATGCCGACTTGATTTCAGACAATCCCAAGCTACTGGCAAAAATTACACTTTTAGCAGAGGATGTAAACAGACAGATTGGCATCACAGAACACATGTCTGAGGTGCTTTCCTCCGGGCTTGAGGTTGTGCAAACAATCTACAACAACCAACTCCAGCAGTTAAATAACAGAATTACATGGATTGCTGCCTGGCTTGCAATCCTAAGCACTGCAGCCATCGTTCCCAACACAATCGCAACAATTCTTGGCTCCCCAGTATGGGGGTTAGATTCCACGAATCCCTGGCATGTATTTATCTATCTGTGTCTCATCACAATTCCCACAGTATGGGCTACATTCTTTGTTTACACATGGGTAAAACAGTTTGCGAAGCTTCCATCGAGAAGAGCAGAGGCAGAAATTAGAATTACGGAACGGGCGGGGATTCCCAAGCCTGGTCAAAGGGGCAGGACTTAG
- a CDS encoding metalloregulator ArsR/SmtB family transcription factor, translated as MKIPKEIECRLRTRGGIDGLSESLPNEKNLRKAEKVFNALGDSIRIKILFLLHHQDLCVCIIKEICHTRDSRLSYHLSVLKDAGLIESRDDGNWLIYSLTKDGRKVTKFIWNLMKEKQFLNEL; from the coding sequence ATGAAAATTCCAAAAGAAATTGAGTGTAGGTTACGAACCAGAGGTGGAATTGACGGATTAAGCGAGAGTTTACCTAATGAAAAGAACTTGAGAAAAGCGGAAAAAGTGTTTAATGCATTGGGCGATTCCATCCGCATCAAAATTCTCTTCCTGCTTCATCACCAGGACCTTTGCGTTTGTATAATTAAAGAAATCTGTCACACGAGAGATTCCAGGCTCTCTTATCACCTGAGCGTGCTAAAGGATGCAGGGCTGATTGAATCCAGAGATGACGGAAACTGGCTGATATATTCTCTGACGAAAGATGGGAGGAAGGTTACAAAGTTTATATGGAACCTTATGAAAGAAAAGCAGTTTCTGAATGAGCTTTAA
- a CDS encoding permease, producing MADIVYDAIISGVYAVLDYLSAHVLTCLIPAFFIAGAIAAFVKKDAILRYFGNDVEKWKSYGVASVSGGVLAVCSCTILPIFAGIYKKGAGIGPATTFLFAGPAINILAIIYTAQILGYDLGAARAISAVLMSVVIGVLMSILFKRESGGERPNLKSNEKGKPIWLILVFFTLLITILIIGGAKLELWLKIMVMLLLAVVLGLLCYRYFTKKEMKTWGTETLDLAKKIFPILLAGTFVLGVVAYFLPPQTFAPFLSGNSISACFTASIVGALLYMPTLLEVPIVGTTLGYNSGIIGAGPAISLLLAGPAVSLPNMVVLYRIIGTKKTVAYLALVIVISAFCGYIFGNIVRW from the coding sequence ATGGCAGATATAGTTTACGATGCAATTATTTCTGGGGTCTATGCAGTCCTTGATTACCTATCAGCTCATGTGCTCACATGCCTGATTCCAGCATTTTTTATTGCTGGTGCAATTGCTGCATTTGTGAAGAAAGATGCAATTTTGAGGTATTTCGGCAATGATGTGGAAAAATGGAAATCCTATGGCGTTGCCTCAGTTTCTGGTGGTGTGCTCGCTGTCTGCAGTTGCACAATTCTCCCAATCTTTGCTGGAATATACAAAAAAGGTGCAGGTATAGGGCCAGCCACTACTTTTCTTTTTGCAGGGCCAGCTATCAACATTCTTGCAATTATATATACTGCTCAGATACTTGGGTATGACCTCGGGGCTGCAAGAGCGATAAGTGCTGTGCTGATGTCTGTGGTAATTGGAGTTCTCATGAGTATTCTATTCAAGAGGGAAAGTGGAGGGGAAAGGCCAAATCTAAAAAGCAATGAGAAGGGCAAACCAATCTGGTTAATCTTAGTTTTCTTTACTTTGCTTATAACTATTCTGATTATAGGTGGGGCAAAACTAGAGCTCTGGCTGAAAATAATGGTCATGCTTTTGTTAGCAGTTGTTCTGGGTTTGCTCTGTTATAGGTATTTCACAAAGAAAGAGATGAAAACATGGGGCACGGAAACCCTGGACCTTGCAAAGAAAATTTTTCCAATTCTGCTGGCTGGAACATTTGTGCTGGGAGTTGTTGCCTACTTTCTTCCTCCTCAAACCTTTGCTCCGTTTCTTTCTGGTAATTCAATTTCTGCATGCTTCACTGCAAGCATAGTTGGGGCTTTGCTTTACATGCCCACACTGCTTGAGGTTCCGATTGTTGGTACAACATTGGGTTATAACTCAGGAATAATCGGTGCAGGACCTGCGATTTCGTTGCTTTTAGCGGGGCCAGCAGTAAGTTTGCCGAATATGGTGGTGCTTTACCGAATCATCGGGACAAAGAAAACAGTTGCGTATCTTGCTCTCGTGATTGTGATTTCTGCATTCTGTGGCTACATCTTTGGAAACATAGTGAGGTGGTGA
- the arsB gene encoding ACR3 family arsenite efflux transporter, which yields MEKKSLSLLDKFLTLWIFIAMGIGIGVGYLFPGVAEVLDSYRIDTVSIPIAIGLLVMMYPPLAKVKYEELSRLVKAKESKKVFGTSLILNWLIGPALMFVLAWVFLPDLPEFRIGIIMVGLARCIAMVLVWNQLAEGDTEYCAVLVALNSIFQIFMYSFLAYFYVTLVSGWISGNSEYVHVSMVDIARSVFIFLGIPFIAGIVTRFVLLKKKGKEWYDGYFVNKIGPIALIGLLFTIVVMFAFKGLYIVQRPMDVARVAVPLVVYFLLMFFVSYYISYKLKFNYSIATTQSFTAASNNFELAIAVCIGIWGIGSLQAFAAVIGPLMEVPVLISLVNVALWIKKRYYSEHGSPKEVKK from the coding sequence ATGGAAAAGAAAAGTTTGTCGTTGCTGGATAAATTTCTGACGCTCTGGATTTTTATTGCGATGGGGATAGGAATAGGGGTTGGATATTTATTTCCGGGCGTGGCTGAAGTCCTGGATTCCTACAGGATAGACACAGTGTCTATTCCAATTGCAATTGGCTTGCTCGTAATGATGTATCCTCCGCTTGCAAAAGTAAAGTATGAGGAGTTGAGCAGGTTGGTTAAGGCAAAGGAATCTAAGAAGGTGTTTGGGACTTCTCTCATTCTCAACTGGTTAATAGGACCTGCTCTCATGTTTGTTCTTGCGTGGGTCTTTTTGCCAGATTTGCCGGAGTTTCGGATTGGCATAATCATGGTTGGGCTTGCGAGATGCATTGCAATGGTGCTTGTGTGGAACCAGCTTGCAGAAGGAGACACAGAATATTGTGCAGTTCTTGTGGCCCTTAACTCCATATTCCAGATATTCATGTATTCATTCCTTGCCTACTTCTATGTCACACTCGTCTCTGGATGGATTTCTGGCAATAGTGAGTATGTGCATGTTTCAATGGTGGACATTGCAAGAAGTGTGTTTATTTTTCTGGGCATTCCTTTCATTGCGGGTATTGTCACAAGGTTTGTGCTACTCAAGAAGAAGGGGAAGGAGTGGTATGATGGTTATTTTGTGAATAAAATCGGTCCGATTGCTTTAATTGGCTTGCTATTCACAATTGTCGTGATGTTTGCGTTCAAGGGATTGTACATTGTGCAACGCCCAATGGATGTGGCAAGAGTTGCCGTGCCACTCGTGGTTTACTTTTTGCTGATGTTCTTTGTTTCCTACTACATTTCCTACAAGCTGAAATTCAATTATAGCATTGCGACCACGCAATCGTTCACAGCGGCGAGCAACAATTTTGAGCTGGCTATTGCAGTATGTATTGGTATCTGGGGCATTGGCTCACTCCAGGCATTTGCTGCGGTAATTGGACCATTGATGGAGGTGCCTGTGCTGATTTCACTCGTGAATGTAGCCCTATGGATTAAGAAAAGGTATTATAGCGAACATGGGTCACCAAAAGAGGTGAAAAAATGA
- a CDS encoding thioredoxin family protein, whose product MKIEVLGGGCAKCRRLKENVKKALEELKISAEVVEVKDIAKISEYGVMMTPALVVDGEVVSEGKVLEVAEAKEVLRKK is encoded by the coding sequence ATGAAGATTGAGGTTTTAGGTGGTGGATGTGCAAAGTGCAGGCGATTGAAGGAGAATGTGAAGAAGGCGTTGGAAGAGTTGAAAATCAGTGCAGAGGTTGTGGAAGTGAAGGACATTGCGAAGATAAGTGAGTACGGAGTGATGATGACGCCAGCACTTGTGGTAGATGGAGAGGTGGTATCGGAGGGCAAGGTTCTGGAAGTAGCGGAAGCCAAAGAAGTGTTGAGGAAAAAGTAG
- a CDS encoding pyrimidine dimer DNA glycosylase/endonuclease V → MRLWSIHPKYLDRIGLLAVWREGLLAKKVLEGKTRGYRQHPQLIRFKNHKNPILAINAYLLEIYKEAKRREYNFDEHKIKTANMDEKIPVTSGQIAFELEHLLKKLIVRDTEKYGKIKRIKKEEIEVNSVFFVVPGEIEFWEKT, encoded by the coding sequence ATGCGCCTATGGTCAATTCATCCAAAATATCTCGACAGAATTGGTCTCCTGGCAGTCTGGAGAGAGGGTCTATTAGCCAAAAAGGTTCTTGAAGGTAAAACAAGGGGCTACAGACAACATCCTCAGTTAATCCGCTTCAAAAACCACAAAAACCCTATTCTTGCAATCAACGCTTACCTTCTCGAAATCTACAAAGAAGCCAAGCGTAGAGAATACAATTTTGATGAACACAAAATAAAAACTGCGAATATGGATGAGAAAATTCCTGTCACCTCTGGGCAAATTGCATTTGAATTGGAGCACCTCTTAAAAAAGTTAATTGTAAGAGATACGGAGAAATATGGAAAAATAAAAAGAATTAAAAAAGAAGAGATCGAAGTGAACTCTGTTTTCTTTGTAGTCCCGGGTGAGATAGAATTCTGGGAAAAAACATGA
- a CDS encoding PHP domain-containing protein, which produces MEKMNLHLHTKYSDGIFSPSELIEAAIHYGINVVGFADHYLTNKTTAIQRYAEKSYLLEIAQLKKKYSYVIRVYAGVEIDCSLSDFQLEKYNYEFLNQLDFVLLEYVNDKAHDGIPLQDVLPFLDKLNVPVGLAHNDIGKNFEGIEHDVLAEFLSTHGIFIELDTSRRYRRFDMPYYRIASDFFRNYGQMLKLSIGSDVHTEIEEIANIGDAINFVQKHNLEKSLIF; this is translated from the coding sequence ATGGAAAAAATGAATCTACATTTGCATACGAAATATTCCGACGGAATTTTTTCTCCCAGTGAACTCATAGAAGCAGCAATACACTATGGAATCAATGTTGTTGGTTTTGCCGACCATTACCTCACAAATAAAACTACCGCAATCCAAAGATATGCAGAGAAATCCTATCTCCTGGAAATTGCCCAACTCAAAAAAAAATACAGCTATGTTATTCGTGTGTATGCAGGCGTGGAAATTGACTGTTCACTATCAGATTTTCAGTTAGAGAAATACAACTACGAATTTCTCAATCAACTGGACTTCGTACTGCTCGAGTATGTTAACGATAAAGCACATGATGGGATTCCACTTCAGGATGTGCTTCCGTTCCTTGATAAGCTCAATGTTCCAGTTGGACTCGCTCACAACGACATAGGCAAAAACTTTGAGGGAATAGAACACGATGTGCTCGCAGAATTTCTTTCAACCCATGGAATTTTCATAGAACTGGACACGAGCAGGAGATACCGCAGATTCGACATGCCATACTACAGGATTGCATCTGACTTTTTCAGAAATTATGGGCAAATGCTAAAGCTTAGCATCGGCAGCGATGTTCACACCGAAATTGAGGAGATTGCAAACATAGGAGATGCCATCAACTTCGTTCAAAAGCACAATCTCGAAAAATCTCTTATCTTTTAG